From a single Meles meles chromosome Y, mMelMel3.1 paternal haplotype, whole genome shotgun sequence genomic region:
- the LOC123935811 gene encoding A-kinase anchor protein 17A-like produces MAAATIVHDTSEAVELCPPYGLYLKPITKMTISVALPQLKQPGKSISNWEVMERLKGMVHNHQFSTLRISKSTMDFIRFEGEVENKSLVKSFLACLDGKTIKLSGFSDILKVRAAEFKIDFPTRHDWDSFFRDAKDMNETLPGERPDTIHLEGLPCRWFALKESGSEKPSEEVLVKVFEKFGEIRNVDIPMLDPYREEMTGRNFHTFSFGGHLNFEAYVQYREYVGFIQAMSALRGMKLMYKGEDGKAVACNIKVSFDSTKHLSDASIKKRQLERQKLQELEQQREEQKRREKEAEERQRAEERKQKQLEELERERKREEKLRRREQKQRDRELRRSQKKLEKLQAQEQKQLQEKIRLEERKLLLAQRNLQSIRLVAELLSRAKAVKLQEQERKDASLRRQQLEERRRRQEAELRRVEEEKERALGLQRRERELRERLLSILLTKKADDPRARDELALSHAQLLQPVLDILHTVSAGCVGAAALHPLGGQPPLDTPKDTPPRPESDDTPRNGTGSVPEEAPCKGGPDSRLAATGDASPDKRCPGVLACIPDNNQQPKGLPATWDQNAPKKDIRSEQDKCNREPSGSRGRASGGRVDDERHKRERSRPRRAGSREDGRQPRKERRQHKKRSRQDDSPPRRSASPARSRARRSHSRERSSRRERSRDRRGGSGRKRSRHRRSERDRSRSGSPGRHRSTWNR; encoded by the exons AGCGTGGCGCTGCCGCAGCTGAAGCAGCCGGGCAAGTCCATCTCCAACTGGGAGGTGATGGAGCGGCTGAAGGGCATGGTGCACAACCACCAGTTCTCCACGCTGCGCATCTCCAAGAGCACCATGGACTTCATCCGCTTCGAGGGCGAGGTGGAGAACAAGAGCCTGGTCAAGTCCTTCCTGGCCTGCCTGGACGGCAAGACCATCAAGCTCAGCGGCTTCTCCGACATCCTCAAGGTGCGCGCCGCCGAGTTCAAGATCGACTTCCCTACGCGCCACGACTGGGACTCCTTCTTCCGCGACGCCAAGGACATGAACGAGACGCTGCCCGGGGAGCGGCCCGACACCATCCACCTCGAGGGCCTGCCCTGCCGATGGTTCGCCCTCAAGGAGTCGGGCTCCGAGAAGCCCAGCGAGGAGGTGCTGGTCAAGGTGTTCGAGAAGTTCGGGGAGATCCGCAATGTGGACATCCCCATGCTGGACCCCTACCGGGAGGAGATGACCGGCCGCAACTTCCACACCTTCAGTTTCGGGGGACACTTGAACTTCGAGGCCTACGTGCAGTACCGCGAGTACGTGGGCTTCATCCAGGCCATGAGCGCTCTGCGTGGCATGAAGCTCATGTACAAGGGGGAGGACGGCAAGGCCGTGGCCTGCAACATCAAG GTCTCCTTTGACTCCACCAAGCACCTGAGCGACGCGTCCATTAAGAAGCGGCAGCTGGAGAGGCAGAAGCTGCAGGAgctggagcagcagagggaggagcagaagcgCCGCGAGAAGGAGGCGGAGGAGCGGCAGCGCGCGGAGGAGAG GAAGCAGAAGCAGCTGGAGGAGCTGGAGCGGGAGCGCAAGCGCGAGGAGAAGCTGCGCCGGCGGGAGCAGAAGCAGCGGGACCGCGAGCTGCGTCGCAGCCAGAAGAAGCTGGAGAAGCTGCAGGCGCAGGAGCAGAAGCAGCTGCAGGAGAAGATCCGGCTGGAGGAGCGCAAGCTGCTGCTGGCCCAGCGCAACCTGCAGTCCATCCGGCTCGTCGCTGAGCTGCTCAGCAGGGCCAAG GCCGTGAAGCTGCAGGAGCAGGAGCGGAAGGACGCGTCGCTCCGGCGGCAACAGCTGgaggagcggcggcggcggcaggagGCGGAGCTGCGGcgtgtggaggaggagaaggagcgcGCTCTGGGGCTGCAGCGCAGGGAGCGCGAGCTGCGGGAGCGGCTGCTGAGCATCCTGCTGACCAAGAAGGCGGACGACCCCCGCGCGCGCGACGAGCTCGCGCTCTCCCACGCGCAGCTGCTGCAGCCGGTGCTGGACATCCTGCACACCGTGTCGGCCGGCTGCGTGGGCGCTGCCGCCCTGCACCCGCTGGGGGGCCAGCCGCCCCTCGACACGCCGAAGGACACCCCGCCGCGGCCGGAGAGCGACGACACGCCCAGGAATGGGACCGGGAGCGTCCCCGAGGAGGCCCCGTGCAAGGGAGGCCCCGATTCTCGCCTCGCCGCCACCGGGGACGCCTCCCCGGACAAGCGGTGCCCCGGCGTCCTCGCCTGCATTCCCGACAATAACCAGCAGCCCAAGGGCCTGCCCGCCACCTGGGACCAGAACGCGCCCAAAAAGGACATCCGTTCAGAGCAAGACAAGTGCAACCGGGAGCCCAGCGGGAGTCGAGGCCGGGCCAGCGGGGGCCGCGTGGACGACGAGCGGCACAAGCGGGAGAGGAGCCGGCCGCGGCGGGCGGGCAGTCGGGAGGACGGGAGGCAGCCGCGGAAGGAGCGGCGGCAGCACAAGAAGCGCTCGCGCCAGGACGACAGCCCTCCGCGGCGGAGCGCCAGCCCCGCGCGCAGCCGGGCCCGCAGGTCGCACAGCAGAGAGCGGTCCAGCCGCCGGGAGAGGAGCCGAGACCGCAGGGGCGGCTCGGGCCGGAAGCGGAGCCGCCATCGCCGCAGTGAGCGGGACAGGTCGCGCTCCGGGTCCCCCGGCCGGCACCGCAGCACCTGGAACAGGTAA